A genomic segment from Tessaracoccus defluvii encodes:
- a CDS encoding DNA polymerase domain-containing protein, protein MADEYLEIAGPEPRRVKLSSPDKVLWPEPGLTKRDLADFLLAVADPFLAINGDRPMTLQRFPEGVDGEEFFSKRPPRGAPGYLRTVTCTYPSRRRHDQLVFDEPAALAWAAQMGTITFHPWPVRTADLDNPDEFRIDLDPQPGRDFRDAVTAALALRDVMAEHGLTAYAKSSGNRGVHVYARIAPTHEFQDVRHGVIGIARELERRLPDLVTTSWWKEERGERVFVDFNQANRDRTIAGAYSPRPWPGRPCRRRSAGTSSSMPTHAT, encoded by the coding sequence ATGGCCGACGAATACCTGGAGATCGCGGGCCCCGAGCCGCGACGCGTGAAGCTGAGCAGCCCCGACAAGGTGCTCTGGCCGGAGCCCGGCCTCACCAAGCGTGACCTCGCCGACTTCCTGCTCGCCGTCGCCGACCCGTTCCTGGCCATCAACGGCGACCGGCCCATGACGCTGCAGCGGTTCCCCGAGGGCGTCGACGGCGAGGAGTTCTTCTCCAAGCGGCCGCCGCGCGGGGCGCCGGGCTACCTGCGCACCGTCACCTGCACGTACCCGTCGCGCCGGCGCCACGACCAGCTCGTCTTCGATGAGCCCGCGGCGCTCGCCTGGGCGGCGCAGATGGGCACCATCACGTTCCACCCGTGGCCTGTGCGCACCGCCGACCTGGACAACCCGGACGAGTTCCGCATCGACCTCGACCCGCAGCCGGGCCGCGACTTCCGCGACGCCGTCACCGCCGCCCTGGCGCTGCGCGACGTGATGGCCGAACACGGGCTGACGGCGTACGCGAAGAGCTCCGGCAACCGCGGCGTGCACGTCTACGCCCGCATCGCCCCCACGCACGAGTTCCAGGACGTGCGCCACGGCGTCATCGGCATCGCCCGCGAGCTCGAGCGCCGCCTGCCCGACCTCGTGACGACCTCCTGGTGGAAGGAGGAACGCGGTGAGCGGGTCTTCGTCGACTTCAACCAGGCCAACCGCGACCGGACCATCGCGGGCGCCTACTCGCCACGCCCCTGGCCTGGGCGCCCGTGTCGACGCCGCTCAGCTGGGACGAGCTCGTCGATGCCGACCCACGCGACCTGA
- a CDS encoding TetR/AcrR family transcriptional regulator: MNTGVLLSRRDRNKAAKREAIARAAARLFAERGYAATTTLQVAAEADVAEGTLFRYAGTKPELLLMVINEHLRPLVDLSVDAQANDPVDEILLLLGPLISLAESQPDNAAPFLREVLFGEDGPERDESLAIVDRMIARIGTILAPHLDGDVDMTLDEVARWVFSALVSELLRDVVGRTDGGGDRQLVLRTRVRVLLRGLGAA; encoded by the coding sequence ATGAACACCGGGGTCCTGCTCAGCCGCCGCGACCGCAACAAGGCGGCCAAGAGGGAGGCCATCGCACGGGCCGCCGCGCGGCTCTTCGCCGAGCGCGGGTACGCGGCGACCACGACGCTCCAGGTCGCCGCCGAGGCGGACGTCGCCGAGGGCACGCTCTTCCGCTACGCAGGCACCAAGCCGGAGCTGCTGCTCATGGTGATCAACGAGCATCTCCGTCCCCTGGTCGACCTCAGCGTCGACGCGCAGGCCAACGACCCCGTCGACGAGATCCTCCTGCTGCTCGGCCCGTTGATCTCCCTGGCGGAGAGCCAGCCCGACAACGCCGCCCCCTTCCTACGCGAGGTGCTGTTCGGCGAGGACGGGCCGGAACGCGACGAGTCGCTGGCGATCGTCGATCGCATGATCGCCAGGATCGGGACCATCCTCGCCCCCCACCTGGACGGCGACGTCGACATGACGCTGGACGAGGTGGCGCGTTGGGTGTTCTCGGCCCTCGTCAGCGAGCTCCTGCGCGACGTCGTCGGCCGCACCGACGGCGGGGGTGACCGGCAGCTGGTGCTCCGCACCCGCGTCCGCGTGCTGCTCCGCGGCCTCGGGGCCGCCTGA
- a CDS encoding FMN-binding negative transcriptional regulator: METPTSYVYCPASQRADEDACRDLAERVGTGLWVTPEDGGVPSVTLLPTLWRGDTLIAHASGHNEQFTALRGPVACRVVFQGPEAYISPRWYPSVQPAAEGGAARGRAEGRAVGTWNYEQVQVAGVLRTHLDQDRLRREVTELAELHDAARLADGCPADTHRGPWRAAELPADYFTAMLRGIIGLELTITDVTGRFKLAQNRTALDRDGVADGLQRRGRAADLAVADAMRTATPLYEPLGY; encoded by the coding sequence GTGGAGACCCCGACCTCATATGTGTACTGCCCGGCCAGCCAGCGGGCCGACGAGGACGCCTGCCGTGACCTGGCCGAGCGCGTCGGCACCGGCCTGTGGGTCACCCCGGAGGACGGCGGCGTCCCGTCCGTGACACTGCTCCCGACGCTCTGGCGGGGCGACACGCTCATCGCGCACGCCTCCGGACACAATGAGCAGTTCACCGCGCTGCGCGGCCCCGTCGCCTGCCGGGTCGTGTTCCAGGGCCCCGAGGCGTACATCAGCCCCCGCTGGTATCCGAGCGTGCAGCCCGCGGCCGAGGGCGGAGCGGCCCGCGGCCGGGCCGAGGGACGCGCCGTCGGCACCTGGAACTACGAGCAGGTGCAGGTCGCCGGCGTGCTGCGGACCCATCTGGACCAGGACCGTCTGCGGCGCGAGGTCACAGAGCTGGCCGAGCTGCACGATGCGGCCCGCCTCGCAGACGGCTGCCCCGCCGACACCCATCGCGGCCCGTGGCGCGCCGCCGAGCTGCCCGCGGACTACTTCACCGCGATGCTGCGCGGCATCATCGGGCTCGAGCTGACCATCACCGACGTCACCGGCCGGTTCAAGCTGGCCCAGAACCGCACCGCGCTGGACCGGGACGGCGTGGCCGACGGCCTGCAGCGCCGTGGGCGTGCCGCCGACCTGGCCGTCGCGGACGCGATGCGGACCGCGACCCCGCTGTACGAGCCGCTGGGCTACTGA
- a CDS encoding sulfotransferase, which yields MDQGGSVEAPILVTGVPRSGTTWVARLLALGPGLALAGREPMNPRGRQYGLGGTLVGWTRLVEPTPRQVRALRLAYRGLNPFTFSRYGHRQWAAPLPRTRVVIKDPFALLSIPAVVRATGAVVVLVYRHPGALLASYRRMGWTPDLEELRAVVEALPGADGIPAIPAPGEVGPAEEMGVFWSALHLIALADIAGDPVVRDRVHIVAHHELAGGGPAAGRTAAEMLGIGWNAAMGGELARESAGTARAGNLHNLDRSPAEVAAGWRAAIDPRELDEIGRVSSEALSRLESSRLRLTPAVDAGP from the coding sequence GTGGACCAGGGGGGCAGCGTAGAGGCGCCGATTCTCGTCACCGGCGTCCCCCGTTCGGGGACGACGTGGGTGGCCCGTCTGCTCGCCCTCGGGCCCGGCCTGGCGCTGGCCGGGCGGGAGCCCATGAATCCGAGGGGCCGGCAGTACGGGCTCGGAGGAACCCTCGTCGGCTGGACCCGCCTCGTGGAGCCCACCCCGCGGCAGGTCCGGGCCCTGCGGCTCGCCTACCGGGGTCTGAACCCGTTCACCTTCAGCCGCTACGGGCACCGGCAGTGGGCGGCGCCGCTGCCGCGCACCAGGGTCGTCATCAAGGACCCCTTCGCCCTGCTGTCCATCCCTGCCGTGGTGCGCGCCACGGGTGCCGTCGTCGTCCTCGTCTACCGGCACCCGGGTGCCCTGCTCGCGAGCTACCGGCGGATGGGATGGACACCCGACCTGGAGGAGCTGCGGGCCGTCGTCGAGGCGCTGCCCGGGGCGGACGGGATCCCCGCCATCCCCGCGCCCGGTGAGGTGGGGCCTGCCGAGGAGATGGGGGTGTTCTGGTCTGCACTCCACCTGATCGCGCTGGCGGACATCGCCGGTGACCCCGTCGTCCGCGACCGGGTCCACATCGTCGCCCACCACGAGCTGGCGGGAGGGGGCCCGGCCGCGGGGCGCACAGCCGCCGAGATGCTGGGCATCGGCTGGAACGCCGCGATGGGTGGGGAGCTGGCGCGGGAGTCGGCGGGGACGGCCCGGGCCGGGAACCTCCACAACCTCGACCGCAGCCCCGCCGAGGTGGCGGCAGGCTGGAGGGCGGCCATCGACCCGCGCGAGCTGGACGAGATCGGCCGGGTCAGCAGCGAGGCGCTCTCCCGGCTGGAATCCTCCCGCCTTCGGCTCACCCCAGCGGTGGATGCAGGTCCGTGA
- a CDS encoding YhgE/Pip domain-containing protein, with translation MGRQLAAAMIDRDGDNINWTLADAPSAAAGLRTGEYSAVVTIPETFSAAATSFSANDAAVAEQATISVKVSDNAPVSDAQVAQQISRLAVDTINDTLTSTYLENIYVGFNTVGEQFTTIVDGASQLHDGASKLAEGTLASSQGAAQLSDGMGLLKQNGPKLADGGDQLVIGIRELGSGTGQLADGADQLADGVDQFAAQTPQLVDGVGQLADGAGQLLGGIPDFANGAAAAIGGVTPIRQGLDQMIAGLDAGGADTGGLDQLTQGAKGLAAGADGIAGGLQQVSGTLGGYSQGQFDPYAEGAIAQVVAGFQCPEGLDPATCGMLTQTFAAGVNGGFRAGAGMGAGMLTRPDASGSSLLGGAQDLATGAGQYAAGVETAVDQIGQQTEQQLGELKGGLTQLRDGAAQLETQAAPLVTNAPKLAQGSTELLAGIQALDQQVGALPAGVNQLADGARQLADGVSELDAGVGELTTGAATFVDGVTQYTEGVGSAADGAAALTDGLVQLDDGAQQLADGVGTFATELAKGKDQVPSYTADAREALATVVASPIAKDTSVISSGAVPAVSLLLVAGLWLGALASFVVTRPIPRDALTSRASSAALWARTVGLPAPIVAGQGLVLGLAGGVILDVGAGKTLGLMGLLAVLGVSFVLVNHALAAWLGSIGRGISVLLLVLTVALGLSSAAGWLAPIATVSPLHNGFTLLRTWLSGGSGEVGIATVAVLMAAIAAILSAMSIASRRQLTVERFVRAV, from the coding sequence ATGGGACGCCAGCTCGCCGCGGCCATGATCGACCGCGACGGCGACAACATCAACTGGACGCTCGCCGACGCGCCCAGCGCCGCGGCCGGCCTCCGGACCGGCGAGTACTCCGCGGTGGTCACCATCCCCGAGACGTTCTCCGCCGCTGCCACCTCGTTCTCCGCGAACGACGCCGCGGTCGCCGAGCAGGCCACGATCTCGGTCAAGGTCAGCGACAACGCGCCCGTCAGCGACGCGCAGGTCGCGCAGCAGATCTCGCGGCTCGCCGTCGACACCATCAACGACACGCTCACCAGCACCTACCTGGAGAACATCTACGTCGGCTTCAACACCGTCGGTGAGCAGTTCACCACCATCGTCGACGGCGCCTCGCAGCTGCACGACGGCGCCTCGAAGCTGGCGGAGGGCACGCTGGCCTCCAGCCAGGGCGCCGCGCAGCTGAGCGACGGCATGGGCCTCCTGAAGCAGAACGGCCCCAAGCTCGCCGACGGCGGCGACCAGCTGGTCATCGGCATCCGTGAGCTCGGCTCGGGCACCGGCCAGCTGGCCGACGGCGCCGATCAGCTCGCCGACGGCGTCGACCAGTTCGCCGCGCAGACACCACAGCTCGTCGACGGTGTCGGCCAGCTCGCCGACGGGGCGGGGCAGCTGCTCGGAGGCATCCCCGACTTCGCCAACGGCGCCGCGGCTGCGATCGGCGGGGTCACCCCCATCCGGCAGGGCCTCGACCAGATGATCGCCGGCCTGGATGCGGGCGGAGCCGACACCGGCGGTCTCGACCAGCTCACGCAGGGGGCCAAGGGTCTCGCCGCCGGCGCAGACGGCATCGCGGGCGGCCTCCAGCAGGTCAGCGGCACGCTGGGCGGCTACTCGCAGGGGCAGTTCGACCCCTACGCCGAGGGCGCCATCGCCCAGGTCGTCGCCGGCTTCCAGTGCCCCGAGGGGCTCGACCCGGCCACCTGCGGCATGCTGACCCAGACCTTCGCCGCCGGCGTCAACGGCGGTTTCCGGGCCGGGGCAGGCATGGGCGCAGGCATGCTCACCAGGCCGGACGCGAGTGGCTCCTCGCTGCTCGGCGGCGCGCAGGACCTCGCCACGGGCGCCGGGCAGTACGCCGCCGGCGTCGAGACCGCCGTCGACCAGATCGGCCAGCAGACCGAGCAGCAGCTCGGCGAGCTCAAGGGCGGGCTCACCCAGCTCCGTGACGGCGCCGCCCAGCTCGAGACCCAGGCGGCCCCGTTGGTCACCAACGCACCGAAGCTGGCGCAGGGGTCGACTGAGCTGCTCGCCGGCATCCAGGCCCTCGACCAGCAGGTCGGCGCCCTCCCGGCGGGCGTGAACCAGCTCGCCGACGGCGCCCGGCAGCTCGCCGACGGCGTCTCCGAACTCGACGCGGGCGTCGGCGAACTCACCACGGGTGCGGCCACCTTCGTCGACGGGGTGACCCAGTACACCGAGGGTGTCGGCTCCGCCGCGGACGGTGCGGCCGCACTCACCGACGGCCTCGTCCAGCTGGACGACGGCGCCCAGCAGCTCGCCGACGGCGTCGGCACCTTCGCCACCGAGCTCGCCAAGGGCAAGGACCAGGTGCCCAGCTACACCGCCGATGCGCGGGAGGCCCTCGCGACGGTCGTCGCCAGCCCCATCGCGAAGGACACGTCGGTCATCAGCTCGGGCGCGGTTCCCGCGGTCTCGCTGCTGCTGGTCGCGGGTCTCTGGCTCGGGGCGCTGGCCTCCTTCGTCGTCACGCGCCCCATCCCGCGCGACGCGCTGACGTCCCGCGCCAGCAGCGCCGCGCTGTGGGCCCGCACCGTCGGGCTGCCGGCGCCGATCGTCGCGGGGCAGGGGCTCGTCCTCGGCCTGGCCGGGGGCGTGATCCTCGACGTCGGGGCAGGGAAGACCCTCGGCCTGATGGGCCTGCTCGCGGTGCTCGGAGTGTCGTTCGTGCTCGTCAACCACGCATTGGCCGCCTGGCTGGGTTCGATCGGCCGGGGAATCTCGGTGCTGCTGCTGGTGCTGACCGTGGCGCTCGGACTCTCGTCCGCGGCCGGCTGGCTGGCGCCGATCGCCACCGTGTCGCCGCTGCACAACGGCTTCACGCTGCTGCGGACCTGGCTGTCGGGAGGCAGCGGAGAGGTCGGCATCGCGACCGTCGCGGTGCTGATGGCCGCCATCGCCGCGATCCTCTCGGCCATGTCGATCGCCAGCCGCCGCCAGCTCACCGTGGAGCGCTTCGTCCGCGCGGTCTGA
- a CDS encoding ATP-binding cassette domain-containing protein, with protein METPRHSRPAPDTPTPILKADSLRLATGQGLVFDTLSVDIPRGALCAITGKAGAGKSALLLALTGRMQGVTGSLVVDGHDARRHPRRVRSATSVARIDTLIEPEASLSLEDCITERTLADAAPARARMANYLHTAGLLGLTAPLSTLYGRLTPADQVRAAVALATIRPATLVVVDDVDRETTAREQADLWTALGRLADHGVTVIATTSELAALPGDLLRIEMEPTHAR; from the coding sequence GTGGAAACCCCCCGGCACTCCCGCCCAGCCCCCGACACACCCACCCCCATACTGAAGGCCGACAGCCTCCGGCTCGCGACCGGACAGGGGCTCGTGTTCGACACCCTCTCGGTCGACATCCCGCGCGGCGCCCTCTGCGCCATCACGGGGAAGGCGGGGGCGGGCAAGTCCGCGCTGCTGCTGGCCCTGACCGGTCGCATGCAGGGCGTGACGGGTTCGCTCGTCGTCGACGGACACGACGCCCGGCGGCATCCCCGGCGGGTACGCAGTGCCACCTCGGTGGCCCGGATCGACACGCTGATCGAGCCCGAGGCCTCCCTGTCCCTCGAGGACTGCATCACCGAGCGCACCCTCGCCGATGCCGCGCCAGCGCGGGCCCGGATGGCCAACTATCTGCACACCGCCGGGCTGCTGGGACTCACCGCCCCACTATCCACTCTTTACGGCAGGCTGACGCCGGCCGACCAGGTGCGGGCCGCAGTGGCGCTGGCCACCATCCGGCCCGCCACCCTCGTGGTCGTGGACGACGTCGACAGGGAGACCACCGCCCGCGAGCAGGCCGACCTGTGGACGGCGCTGGGCCGGCTCGCCGACCACGGAGTCACCGTCATCGCGACGACCTCGGAGCTGGCCGCTCTCCCCGGCGACCTCCTGCGCATCGAGATGGAGCCCACCCATGCCCGCTGA
- a CDS encoding YhgE/Pip family protein, translating to MPADPTNPMALARFELKRFKGPLPRLALAFILLIPLLYGCIYLAGNWDPYGRLGNVPVAVVNEDVPVTVSDSEVHAGQDFVDSLHREARFDFRDTDAADAAAGLQAGRYYLVISVPSTFSADLVSGRTDNPTRANILLRRNDANGFVIGTITNSAQDSIARAIDESAVHSYFEAVFASLDTIREGMLEATDGAARLDEGLATAHDGSTQLRDGAAEAATGADALATGATTLADGTAAAADGTSSLVDGLATLDEGAARLKNGSRQVADGTAQLAGTLDPVLTVAADKLPGIQKEVTSAADAAAGLTAQVAQGSGSIAGTSREIAAALDDVAAGNPGLADDPAFVRLRAQAAKLATSTETAAEHADEISAAVARADAAIRDVGDLSARATAARDRIDALNSGAQQVADGAADLAAGAATARDGAESLDDGLGRLSTGADDLADGATTLATGLDTLAAGSATLDDGIGQLATGATELSSALATGAAQLPVLTQEETDDAVSVLSAPVDVTMEVDNPAGVYGRGLAPMFFSIALWVLGISAFFVVRPITGRVLAARGSDVRIGVTAWAPLGAISVVAGWLMLAAAWIGLGLDPVHPWLMILLVTVVALAFSAVAHLMRTWLGFVATAAMLVLLILQLTAAGGTYPPSCCPRSSPRSPTSCR from the coding sequence ATGCCCGCTGACCCGACCAACCCGATGGCGCTCGCCCGGTTCGAACTCAAGCGCTTCAAGGGCCCCCTCCCCCGGCTCGCGCTGGCCTTCATCCTGCTCATCCCGCTGCTGTACGGCTGCATCTACCTCGCGGGCAACTGGGATCCCTACGGACGACTCGGCAACGTGCCGGTCGCGGTCGTGAACGAGGACGTGCCCGTCACGGTCAGCGACAGCGAGGTCCACGCGGGGCAGGACTTCGTCGACAGCCTCCACAGGGAGGCACGGTTCGACTTCCGCGACACCGATGCCGCCGACGCGGCGGCCGGTCTGCAGGCGGGCAGGTACTACCTGGTCATCTCGGTCCCGTCCACCTTCAGCGCCGACCTGGTGAGCGGCCGGACCGACAACCCCACGCGGGCCAACATCCTGCTGCGACGCAACGACGCGAACGGCTTCGTCATCGGCACCATCACGAACTCGGCGCAGGACTCCATCGCCAGAGCCATCGACGAATCCGCCGTCCACAGCTACTTCGAGGCCGTCTTCGCGAGCCTGGACACCATCCGCGAGGGCATGCTCGAGGCGACCGACGGCGCCGCCCGCCTCGACGAGGGTCTCGCGACCGCCCACGACGGGAGCACGCAGCTGCGCGACGGGGCCGCCGAGGCTGCCACGGGAGCCGACGCCCTGGCGACCGGAGCCACGACGCTCGCCGACGGGACAGCCGCCGCGGCGGACGGCACCTCCTCGCTCGTCGACGGTCTCGCCACGCTGGATGAGGGCGCCGCCCGCCTCAAGAACGGATCCCGCCAGGTGGCCGACGGGACCGCCCAGCTCGCGGGGACCCTGGATCCGGTGCTGACGGTCGCCGCCGACAAACTGCCGGGTATCCAGAAGGAGGTCACCTCCGCCGCTGACGCCGCCGCCGGGCTCACCGCGCAGGTGGCTCAGGGCAGCGGCTCGATCGCCGGCACGAGCAGGGAGATCGCTGCGGCGCTCGACGACGTCGCTGCAGGGAATCCCGGTCTCGCCGACGACCCGGCTTTCGTGCGTCTCCGCGCGCAGGCCGCGAAACTCGCCACGAGCACAGAGACGGCCGCCGAGCATGCCGATGAGATCTCGGCAGCGGTGGCGCGCGCCGATGCGGCGATCAGGGACGTCGGTGACCTCTCCGCCAGGGCCACCGCCGCCAGGGACAGGATCGACGCGCTCAACTCCGGCGCGCAGCAGGTCGCTGACGGTGCTGCCGACCTCGCCGCCGGCGCCGCGACCGCCCGCGACGGGGCCGAGTCCCTCGACGACGGGCTCGGCCGGCTGTCGACGGGTGCCGACGACCTCGCCGACGGCGCGACGACGCTGGCCACCGGCCTCGACACCCTCGCCGCGGGCAGCGCCACGCTCGACGACGGGATCGGCCAGCTGGCCACGGGGGCGACCGAACTCTCGTCCGCCCTCGCCACCGGCGCCGCGCAACTGCCCGTGCTCACGCAGGAGGAGACCGACGACGCGGTGAGCGTCCTGTCGGCACCTGTCGACGTGACCATGGAGGTCGACAACCCGGCCGGCGTCTACGGCCGCGGCCTCGCTCCCATGTTCTTTTCCATCGCGCTGTGGGTGCTGGGGATCTCAGCCTTCTTCGTCGTGCGCCCGATCACCGGGCGCGTGCTGGCGGCCCGGGGCAGCGATGTGCGCATCGGGGTGACGGCGTGGGCGCCGCTGGGCGCGATCTCCGTCGTGGCCGGGTGGCTGATGTTGGCCGCGGCCTGGATCGGGCTGGGGCTCGACCCGGTCCACCCCTGGCTGATGATCCTGCTGGTGACGGTGGTCGCGCTCGCGTTCTCCGCGGTGGCCCACCTCATGCGGACCTGGCTCGGGTTCGTCGCGACGGCGGCGATGCTGGTCCTGCTCATCCTGCAGCTGACCGCCGCGGGCGGCACCTATCCCCCGAGCTGCTGCCCCCGTTCTTCGCCGCGGTCTCCCACTTCGTGCCGATGA
- the glpK gene encoding glycerol kinase GlpK, with protein sequence MSDKYVLAIDQGTTSSRAIIFDHKGTIVSVGQKEHEQIFPRAGWVEHNPIEVWDNVRAVVADALASASLNHHDIAAVGITNQRETTVVWDRTTGEPVYNAIVWQDTRTGKIIEELGGDEGQDKYKARVGLPLATYFCGPKVKWILDNVEGARARAEAGDLVMGTMDTWVMWNLTGGTTGGIHVTDVTNASRTMLMDLATLSWDAEIAADMTIPMSMLPEIKSSAEVYGVGRAQGMLPDVPIAGILGDQQAATFGQACFEVGMAKNTYGTGNFMLMNTGTEVVPSENGLLTTVCYKIGDQPAVYALEGSIAVTGSLVQWLRDNLKMFDSAPEVEELAASVEDNGGAYFVPAFSGLFAPYWRADARGAIVGLTRYVNRGHIARAVLEATAYQTREVLEAMEADSGVTLAELKVDGGMTANELLMQFQADQLGVDVVRPVVAETTALGAAYAAGIAVGYWEGEQDVIDNWAEAKRWTPADSGERDRLFRNWKKAVTRTFDWLDEDVVE encoded by the coding sequence ATGTCTGACAAGTACGTACTCGCAATCGACCAGGGCACGACGAGCTCGCGCGCCATCATCTTCGACCACAAGGGGACGATCGTCTCCGTCGGCCAGAAGGAGCACGAGCAGATCTTCCCCCGCGCCGGCTGGGTCGAGCACAACCCCATCGAGGTGTGGGACAACGTCCGCGCGGTCGTCGCCGACGCTCTCGCCAGCGCCTCGCTGAACCACCACGACATCGCCGCCGTCGGCATCACCAACCAGCGCGAGACCACCGTCGTGTGGGACCGCACCACCGGTGAGCCCGTCTACAACGCGATCGTCTGGCAGGACACCCGCACGGGCAAGATCATCGAGGAACTGGGCGGCGACGAGGGCCAGGACAAGTACAAGGCCCGCGTCGGCCTGCCCCTGGCCACCTACTTCTGTGGCCCCAAGGTCAAGTGGATCCTGGACAACGTCGAGGGCGCCCGCGCCCGCGCCGAGGCCGGCGACCTGGTCATGGGCACCATGGACACGTGGGTCATGTGGAACCTGACCGGTGGCACCACCGGCGGCATCCACGTCACCGACGTGACCAACGCCTCCCGCACCATGCTGATGGACCTCGCGACCCTCAGCTGGGACGCCGAGATCGCCGCCGACATGACGATCCCGATGTCGATGCTCCCCGAGATCAAGAGCTCGGCCGAGGTCTACGGCGTCGGCCGTGCGCAGGGCATGCTTCCCGACGTGCCGATCGCCGGCATCCTGGGCGACCAGCAGGCCGCCACGTTCGGCCAGGCCTGCTTCGAGGTCGGCATGGCCAAGAACACCTACGGCACCGGCAACTTCATGCTGATGAACACCGGCACCGAGGTCGTCCCGTCCGAGAACGGCCTGCTGACGACAGTCTGCTACAAGATCGGCGACCAGCCCGCCGTCTACGCGCTCGAGGGCTCGATCGCCGTCACCGGCTCGCTGGTGCAGTGGCTGCGTGACAACCTCAAGATGTTCGACTCGGCCCCCGAGGTCGAGGAACTCGCGGCCAGCGTCGAGGACAACGGCGGCGCGTACTTCGTGCCCGCGTTCTCCGGCCTGTTCGCCCCGTACTGGCGTGCAGATGCCCGCGGCGCGATCGTCGGCCTCACCCGCTACGTCAACCGTGGCCACATCGCCCGCGCCGTCCTGGAGGCCACCGCCTACCAGACGCGTGAGGTGCTGGAAGCCATGGAGGCCGACTCGGGTGTGACGCTGGCCGAGCTGAAGGTCGACGGCGGCATGACCGCCAACGAGCTGCTCATGCAGTTCCAGGCCGATCAGCTGGGTGTCGACGTGGTCCGCCCCGTCGTCGCCGAGACCACGGCACTGGGCGCCGCCTACGCCGCCGGCATCGCCGTCGGCTACTGGGAGGGCGAGCAGGACGTCATCGACAACTGGGCCGAGGCGAAGCGCTGGACGCCCGCGGACAGCGGCGAGCGCGACCGCCTGTTCCGCAACTGGAAGAAGGCCGTGACCCGGACCTTCGACTGGCTCGACGAGGACGTCGTCGAGTGA
- a CDS encoding ATP-dependent DNA ligase has protein sequence MPGEPPRVPPSRRKADRADEEYMAPKAERDAEWGTAIAPPYGPMLAKPVKKLPAGEYLFEPKWDGFRAIIWRSGDQVEIGSRNTRPMTRYFPELVAAVIENFPDHMAIDGEIILVDPENGDRLDFDALQQRIHPAASRIRKLAQQTPASFVAFDLLAHGDINFVERPFRERREALERLLADARPPIHLTQATRDEDTAMAWFATFEGAGLDGVMAKPLDEPYVEDKRVMYKLKHERTADVVVAGYRLYKDTDDAVGSLLLGLYTDDGQLNSVGVIGAFPMERRRELFVELQPLVTGFEGHPWAWAEPAESGPDNRDQSFPRTPTAAAHSRWNATKDLSFVPLRPERVVEVRYDHMEGVRFRHTAQFVRWREDRDPRSCTYAQLEEPVSYDLAKVLGPGADQRSGRPSASGSLRVATRMTSTSHQTPRPPPVSSFRMPSPTCPR, from the coding sequence ATGCCAGGCGAGCCGCCGCGGGTGCCGCCGAGCCGACGCAAGGCCGACCGGGCCGACGAGGAGTACATGGCGCCCAAGGCGGAGCGCGATGCCGAATGGGGCACGGCCATCGCGCCTCCCTACGGTCCCATGCTGGCCAAGCCGGTCAAGAAGCTCCCCGCTGGCGAGTACCTGTTCGAGCCCAAGTGGGACGGGTTCCGCGCCATCATCTGGCGCTCCGGCGACCAGGTGGAGATCGGGTCCCGCAACACCAGGCCCATGACGCGCTACTTCCCGGAGCTCGTCGCCGCCGTCATCGAGAACTTCCCCGACCACATGGCCATCGACGGCGAGATCATCCTCGTGGACCCGGAGAACGGGGACCGGCTCGACTTCGACGCGCTGCAGCAGCGCATCCACCCGGCCGCGTCACGGATCAGGAAGCTCGCCCAGCAGACACCCGCCAGCTTCGTCGCCTTCGACCTGCTCGCGCACGGCGACATCAACTTCGTCGAGCGGCCCTTCAGGGAGCGGCGGGAGGCCCTCGAGCGGCTCCTCGCCGACGCCCGCCCGCCGATCCATCTGACGCAGGCGACGCGCGACGAGGACACGGCCATGGCCTGGTTCGCCACCTTCGAGGGTGCCGGCCTCGACGGCGTCATGGCCAAGCCGCTCGACGAGCCCTACGTCGAGGACAAGCGGGTGATGTACAAGCTGAAGCATGAACGCACCGCCGACGTCGTCGTCGCGGGCTACCGCCTCTACAAGGACACCGACGACGCCGTCGGTTCGCTGCTGCTCGGCCTCTACACCGACGACGGGCAGCTGAACTCCGTCGGCGTCATCGGCGCCTTCCCGATGGAGCGGCGCCGGGAGCTCTTCGTCGAGCTGCAGCCGCTGGTGACCGGCTTCGAGGGTCATCCATGGGCGTGGGCCGAGCCGGCGGAGTCAGGGCCGGACAACCGGGACCAGTCGTTCCCCCGCACCCCGACGGCGGCCGCCCACTCCCGCTGGAATGCGACCAAGGACCTGTCGTTCGTGCCGCTGCGGCCGGAGCGGGTCGTCGAGGTGCGCTACGACCACATGGAGGGCGTCCGGTTCCGGCACACCGCACAGTTCGTCCGCTGGCGCGAGGACCGGGACCCCCGCTCATGCACGTACGCGCAGCTGGAGGAGCCGGTCAGCTACGACCTGGCCAAGGTGCTCGGGCCGGGGGCTGATCAGCGCAGCGGGCGTCCCTCGGCGTCGGGCAGCTTGCGGGTCGCCACCAGGATGACGTCGACGAGCCACCAGACACCGAGGCCGCCGCCGGTCAGCAGCTTCAGGATGCCGAGCCCGACCTGCCCGAGGTAG